A window from Geothermobacter hydrogeniphilus encodes these proteins:
- a CDS encoding branched-chain amino acid ABC transporter permease codes for MEYLLLNTLNGLSWGMLLFLISVGLTTVFGVLGVLNFAHGSLFMLGAYLCMQAMQYFDSFWLGLLVGPLCAVVVGVLMEKFLLKQVYGRDVSFQLLLTFAVLLILDDGVRMIWGSGYHVVDPPVLLSGVMSVAGQDYPVYRLFLILVGPLIGALLWSFFHFTRWGKTIRAASFDNIMAEGVGINVPLIYTAVFALGTWLAALGGALAAPQQSLVPSMGEKIIIESFIVVVVGGLGSFPGAFAGALLLGLLESFGTEFAGRMQMAIPYLLLAVILLVRPHGLFKKGV; via the coding sequence ATGGAATATCTGCTGCTGAACACGTTAAATGGCCTGAGTTGGGGGATGTTGCTATTTCTGATCTCGGTTGGTTTAACAACCGTCTTCGGCGTGCTGGGGGTGCTGAACTTTGCGCATGGGTCACTATTTATGCTTGGGGCGTACCTGTGCATGCAGGCGATGCAGTACTTTGATTCATTCTGGTTAGGACTGCTGGTCGGCCCACTCTGTGCGGTGGTCGTCGGTGTTCTGATGGAAAAATTCCTGCTGAAGCAGGTCTATGGACGGGATGTTTCCTTCCAGTTGCTGTTGACTTTTGCCGTTCTGCTGATCCTGGATGATGGTGTACGCATGATATGGGGCTCTGGCTATCATGTCGTAGACCCGCCCGTTTTACTAAGCGGTGTCATGTCGGTCGCCGGGCAGGACTATCCCGTCTATCGATTATTTCTGATTCTTGTCGGCCCACTTATCGGGGCTCTCCTCTGGTCATTTTTCCACTTTACCCGCTGGGGAAAAACCATCCGCGCTGCATCCTTTGACAACATCATGGCGGAAGGGGTCGGAATAAATGTTCCCTTGATTTACACTGCGGTTTTTGCTCTTGGCACCTGGCTCGCTGCTCTGGGCGGGGCCCTGGCAGCGCCTCAGCAGAGTCTGGTCCCCTCAATGGGAGAAAAAATCATCATTGAAAGCTTCATCGTTGTCGTTGTAGGTGGCCTGGGGAGCTTTCCCGGGGCGTTCGCCGGGGCTTTGCTTCTTGGGCTGCTGGAATCTTTTGGGACTGAGTTTGCAGGAAGGATGCAGATGGCCATCCCCTATCTGTTGCTGGCGGTTATTCTCTTGGTCAGACCGCATGGCCTGTTCAAAAAGGGGGTGTGA
- a CDS encoding branched-chain amino acid ABC transporter permease: MKIQARINLAGPILLVLLLFAAPLVIPIYWVMILSEILIMGLMAVSFNLLLGYTGLLSFGQGAFFGLGAYTAALLLQAGHDNLFLILSAGMLVAFLGSLVIGFFSVRLDEIFFAMITLGFGMLFFSIAHNWRDVTGGSDGLPVFSSPTLNLFGNQLTFYTPNSMYYLILVSVLVGLGLLRVIVQSPFGLILKALRENKQRVSFVGGNVKRLRIAAFTISGTFTGLAGVLFCVFNTMATPGFMHWSFSAKPVIMSVIGGTGVFLGPLFGAGIFFVLEQIIIQFTENWMFFLGVVLVPIVLFFPEGVFGTLLNKFFKQEIK; encoded by the coding sequence ATGAAAATACAAGCCCGCATCAACCTGGCTGGACCGATACTGCTGGTCCTCTTGCTGTTTGCCGCTCCGCTGGTAATCCCGATCTACTGGGTGATGATTCTGTCCGAAATTTTGATCATGGGACTGATGGCCGTCAGCTTCAACCTTTTGCTCGGCTATACAGGATTGTTGTCCTTCGGGCAGGGCGCTTTTTTTGGCCTCGGGGCCTATACGGCTGCCCTGCTGCTGCAGGCCGGCCATGACAATCTGTTTTTAATCCTTTCCGCCGGCATGCTGGTGGCATTTCTAGGCTCACTGGTAATCGGTTTTTTTTCGGTCCGACTGGATGAAATTTTTTTCGCGATGATCACTCTCGGGTTTGGCATGTTGTTTTTCTCAATCGCCCACAACTGGCGAGATGTAACCGGCGGCAGCGATGGTCTGCCGGTTTTTTCTTCCCCGACCCTGAACTTGTTCGGCAACCAGCTCACCTTCTATACACCGAACAGCATGTACTACCTGATCCTTGTCTCAGTCCTGGTCGGACTGGGATTGCTCCGAGTGATTGTTCAGTCACCTTTCGGTCTGATTCTTAAAGCCTTGCGGGAGAACAAACAACGGGTTTCTTTCGTTGGCGGGAATGTAAAAAGGTTGCGAATAGCCGCATTTACCATATCTGGAACGTTCACTGGCCTGGCCGGAGTTTTGTTCTGTGTATTTAACACCATGGCAACCCCGGGCTTCATGCACTGGAGTTTCTCTGCCAAGCCCGTCATCATGTCGGTCATTGGAGGGACCGGGGTTTTCCTCGGGCCGCTGTTCGGAGCTGGAATCTTCTTTGTTTTAGAACAAATCATTATTCAGTTTACAGAGAACTGGATGTTTTTCCTTGGAGTCGTCCTGGTGCCCATTGTCCTGTTCTTCCCTGAAGGGGTATTCGGAACCTTGCTGAATAAATTCTTCAAGCAGGAAATAAAATGA